Genomic DNA from Calditrichota bacterium:
TTCGTGTGATTTCCCGCTTTAAGTTGGACGCCGGGATATCCACTTTTTTATGTTCCGCTTTAATTGCATTCCTAATTCGTGTTAAATAATCTGCAATTGGGTCTGACATTGACATAAGTTATTTCTCCTGATACCCACTTTTTTAATTTCTACCAACTGGCCTTGGTCACACCAGGAATTTCTCCGTTCAAAGCCAATTCTCTAAAGCAAATCCTGCAGAGTCCATATTTCCGAATATACCCTCGGGCACGACCACAACGCTTGCAACGATTATATCGCCTGACTTTATATTTGGGGGGCCGATTTGCTTTAACAATCATCGATTTTTTAGCCAAAACTCCATACTCCTTCTTCATTAA
This window encodes:
- a CDS encoding type Z 30S ribosomal protein S14 is translated as MAKKSMIVKANRPPKYKVRRYNRCKRCGRARGYIRKYGLCRICFRELALNGEIPGVTKASW